A window of Oncorhynchus tshawytscha isolate Ot180627B linkage group LG10, Otsh_v2.0, whole genome shotgun sequence contains these coding sequences:
- the LOC112259691 gene encoding gastrula zinc finger protein XlCGF57.1 isoform X11, which yields MSKLQMLCVFLNERLSAAAVDIFGAVEKTVVEYQEENDRLRRLLRRTPEIQLCRIDSLQLSVSEEEVPPEQQHCEQEWSPSLGQEDPETKQIKEEQEEVRTSQEEEQLQGVEPDIIEFNFTPCVKSERDQEDPLWSLTLPQTQTVENRESDSKPVDLKSFVHVTHLNGLDLPDNDSNTSNHSTAVSSDTVGLDSSPPLDPSPPLDPSPPLEKHYSKLSTMSRRTHHCRDCGAKFPLKADLQRHVTFPKKIPSECRFCRKRYNSTCKLKAHVRRCHSGKHCTCPVCGKTFKYKGYLSKHLRIHTGEKPFNCGDCGKSFTQKGNLTEHVLTHTGEKPFSCGDCGKSFSLKKTLTDHIRTHTGEKPFSCGDCGKSFNKKGHLSVHQLTHTGEKPFSCGDCGKSFSQKGNLSIHKLTHIGEKPFTCGDCGKSFGLKRHLTMHKLTHTGEKPFSCGDCGKSFNRKEVLTMHIRTHTGEKPFICGDCGRSFRHKGSLKIHILSHTGEKPFSCGDCGKSFNQRGNLNMHIRTHTRDNSFCCGECGKTFNQRGNLTTHIQTHTRDNSFRCGDCGQSFNEKGHLTEHIRTHTGEKPYRCGDCGKSFIQKADLRRHILTHTGEKPHGCSVCGKRFTQKSHLLRHVDKIHKGRKQDRN from the coding sequence actccctgcagctctctgtctctgaagaGGAGGTTCCCCCTGAGCAACAGCACTGTGAGCAGGagtggagccccagtctgggACAGGAGGACCCAGAGACCAaacagattaaagaggaacaggaggaagtcaggaccagtcaggaggaagagcagcttcaaGGGGTGGAGCCTGATATCATAGAGTTCAATTTCACTCCTTGTGTGAAAAGTGAACGTGATCAGGAGGACCCACTTTGGTCCTTGACTCTTCCCCAAACCCAGActgtggagaacagagagagtgactcTAAACCAGTGGATCTCAAATCTTTTGTCCATGTGACCCACTTAAATGGTCTTGACCTTCCAGATAATGACAGCAATACCTCAAACCACAGTACAGCCGTAAGCAGCGACACAGTGGGACTTGACAGCAGCCCACCATTGGATCCCAGTCCACCATTGGATCCCAGCCCACCATTGGAGAAACACTATTCTAAACTCAGCACCATGTCTAGAAGAACTCACCACTGCCGTGACTGTGGTGCAAAGTTTCCTCTGAAAGCTGACCTGCAGAGACATGTGACTTTCCCCAAGAAGATACCCAGTGAATGTAGATTCTGCAGAAAACGCTACAACTCCACCTGTAAACTGAAGGCCCATGTCCGACGCTGTCACAGTGGGAAACACTGCACATGCCCTGTTTGTGGAAAGACCTTCAAATACAAAGGCTATCTTTCCAAGCACTTAaggattcacacaggagagaaaccattcaactgtggtgactgtgggaaaagcttcactCAGAAGGGGAACCTAACCGAACATGtactgactcacacaggagagaaaccatttagctgtggtgactgtgggaaaagcttcagtCTCAAGAAGACACTAACAGATCATATAcgaactcacacaggagagaaaccattcagctgtggtgactgtgggaaaagcttcaataAGAAGGGACACCTTTCCGTGCATCAACTGACTCACACAGGTGAGAAACCTtttagctgtggtgactgtgggaaaagcttcagtCAGAAGGGGAATCTAAGCATTCATAAACTGACTCACATAGGAGAGAAACCTTTTACCTGTGGTGACTGCGGGAAAAGCTTTGGGCTCAAGCGACACCTAACCATGCATaaactgactcacacaggagagaaaccatttagctgtggagactgtgggaaaagctttaATCGCAAGGAGGTCTTAACTATGCATATacggactcacacaggagagaaaccatttatcTGTGGTGACTGTGGGAGGAGCTTCAGGCATAAAGGGTCCCTTAAGATACATATATTgtctcacacaggagagaaaccatttagctgtggtgactgtgggaaaagcttcaatcAAAGGGGTAACCTAAACATGCATATACGGACTCACACCAGAGATAATTCATTTTGCTGTGGAGAATGTGGAAAAACCTTCAATCAGAGGGGGAACTTAACCACGCATATACAAACTCACACCAGAGATAATTCATTTCGATGTGGTGACTGTGGGCAAAGCTTCAATGAGAAGGGGCACCTAACTGAACATATacggactcacacaggagagaaaccatacaggtgtggtgactgtgggaaaagcttcattCAGAAGGCGGACCTAAGGAGGCATAtactgactcacacaggagagaaaccacaTGGCTGCTCCGTCTGTGGTAAAAGATTCACTCAGAAGTCTCATCTGCTGAGGCATGTGGATAAAATCCACAAAGGAAGAAAACAGGACAGAAACTGA
- the LOC112259691 gene encoding gastrula zinc finger protein XlCGF57.1 isoform X14, which yields MSKQQLFRVFLNERLTAAAVDIFGAVEKTVVEYQEENDRLRRLLGIKPEVKLCSTDSLQLSVSEEEVPPEQQHCEQEWSPSLGQEDPETKQIKEEQEEVRTSQEEEQLQGVEPDIIEFNFTPCVKSERDQEDPLWSLTLPQTQTVENRESDSKPVDLKSFVHVTHLNGLDLPDNDSNTSNHSTAVSSDTVGLDSSPPLDPSPPLDPSPPLEKHYSKLSTMSRRTHHCRDCGAKFPLKADLQRHVTFPKKIPSECRFCRKRYNSTCKLKAHVRRCHSGKHCTCPVCGKTFKYKGYLSKHLRIHTGEKPFNCGDCGKSFTQKGNLTEHVLTHTGEKPFSCGDCGKSFSLKKTLTDHIRTHTGEKPFSCGDCGKSFNKKGHLSVHQLTHTGEKPFSCGDCGKSFSQKGNLSIHKLTHIGEKPFTCGDCGKSFGLKRHLTMHKLTHTGEKPFSCGDCGKSFNRKEVLTMHIRTHTGEKPFICGDCGRSFRHKGSLKIHILSHTGEKPFSCGDCGKSFNQRGNLNMHIRTHTRDNSFCCGECGKTFNQRGNLTTHIQTHTRDNSFRCGDCGQSFNEKGHLTEHIRTHTGEKPYRCGDCGKSFIQKADLRRHILTHTGEKPHGCSVCGKRFTQKSHLLRHVDKIHKGRKQDRN from the coding sequence actccctgcagctctctgtctctgaagaGGAGGTTCCCCCTGAGCAACAGCACTGTGAGCAGGagtggagccccagtctgggACAGGAGGACCCAGAGACCAaacagattaaagaggaacaggaggaagtcaggaccagtcaggaggaagagcagcttcaaGGGGTGGAGCCTGATATCATAGAGTTCAATTTCACTCCTTGTGTGAAAAGTGAACGTGATCAGGAGGACCCACTTTGGTCCTTGACTCTTCCCCAAACCCAGActgtggagaacagagagagtgactcTAAACCAGTGGATCTCAAATCTTTTGTCCATGTGACCCACTTAAATGGTCTTGACCTTCCAGATAATGACAGCAATACCTCAAACCACAGTACAGCCGTAAGCAGCGACACAGTGGGACTTGACAGCAGCCCACCATTGGATCCCAGTCCACCATTGGATCCCAGCCCACCATTGGAGAAACACTATTCTAAACTCAGCACCATGTCTAGAAGAACTCACCACTGCCGTGACTGTGGTGCAAAGTTTCCTCTGAAAGCTGACCTGCAGAGACATGTGACTTTCCCCAAGAAGATACCCAGTGAATGTAGATTCTGCAGAAAACGCTACAACTCCACCTGTAAACTGAAGGCCCATGTCCGACGCTGTCACAGTGGGAAACACTGCACATGCCCTGTTTGTGGAAAGACCTTCAAATACAAAGGCTATCTTTCCAAGCACTTAaggattcacacaggagagaaaccattcaactgtggtgactgtgggaaaagcttcactCAGAAGGGGAACCTAACCGAACATGtactgactcacacaggagagaaaccatttagctgtggtgactgtgggaaaagcttcagtCTCAAGAAGACACTAACAGATCATATAcgaactcacacaggagagaaaccattcagctgtggtgactgtgggaaaagcttcaataAGAAGGGACACCTTTCCGTGCATCAACTGACTCACACAGGTGAGAAACCTtttagctgtggtgactgtgggaaaagcttcagtCAGAAGGGGAATCTAAGCATTCATAAACTGACTCACATAGGAGAGAAACCTTTTACCTGTGGTGACTGCGGGAAAAGCTTTGGGCTCAAGCGACACCTAACCATGCATaaactgactcacacaggagagaaaccatttagctgtggagactgtgggaaaagctttaATCGCAAGGAGGTCTTAACTATGCATATacggactcacacaggagagaaaccatttatcTGTGGTGACTGTGGGAGGAGCTTCAGGCATAAAGGGTCCCTTAAGATACATATATTgtctcacacaggagagaaaccatttagctgtggtgactgtgggaaaagcttcaatcAAAGGGGTAACCTAAACATGCATATACGGACTCACACCAGAGATAATTCATTTTGCTGTGGAGAATGTGGAAAAACCTTCAATCAGAGGGGGAACTTAACCACGCATATACAAACTCACACCAGAGATAATTCATTTCGATGTGGTGACTGTGGGCAAAGCTTCAATGAGAAGGGGCACCTAACTGAACATATacggactcacacaggagagaaaccatacaggtgtggtgactgtgggaaaagcttcattCAGAAGGCGGACCTAAGGAGGCATAtactgactcacacaggagagaaaccacaTGGCTGCTCCGTCTGTGGTAAAAGATTCACTCAGAAGTCTCATCTGCTGAGGCATGTGGATAAAATCCACAAAGGAAGAAAACAGGACAGAAACTGA